In the genome of Photobacterium sp. TY1-4, one region contains:
- a CDS encoding transglycosylase SLT domain-containing protein — MLITLFLTGCQGLQFVEQTPGADPLQHEDELLESLGHHCVIPLPTEPETSTEAPTLADTSPTPPVPQDLWEVLSQSFHLPVPNDQRIRYYKDWYLNNPHHLDTVTKRAEPFLFYIYEQVHKRNMPLELVLLPFVESAFNPKAYSHRGAAGLWQITRPTGKTFGLEYLQGYDGRRDIVTSTTAALDLLEYLHDKFNGNWLHAIAAYNTGEGRVRRAIKRNRASQVSTDFWSLKLPQETRLYVPKLLAMADLVKQRHQHDLPLLEIKPQPVLTEVVVRNRVQLELIARHAGLDNQTVYTLNPGYLSGHTHANRDNKILLPHETRQTFYNNRLSDEYVKQKFIIHDIQPGDSLSELAESNNTTVARIMSANDLTGSTIFAGQQLLIPHY; from the coding sequence ATGTTGATCACCCTCTTTCTGACGGGTTGCCAGGGATTACAATTCGTTGAGCAGACTCCCGGAGCCGATCCGCTTCAACATGAAGATGAATTACTCGAATCATTAGGACACCATTGCGTGATCCCGCTTCCTACCGAGCCTGAAACATCAACGGAAGCGCCGACTCTGGCTGATACCAGTCCCACACCACCCGTGCCGCAGGATTTATGGGAAGTCCTCAGTCAGTCCTTTCATTTGCCGGTGCCGAATGATCAGCGCATCCGTTACTACAAAGACTGGTACCTGAACAACCCGCACCACCTCGATACAGTCACCAAACGGGCCGAGCCTTTTTTGTTCTATATCTATGAACAGGTCCACAAGCGCAACATGCCGCTCGAACTGGTGCTGCTGCCGTTTGTTGAAAGTGCTTTCAATCCCAAAGCTTATTCCCACCGAGGGGCCGCCGGGTTATGGCAGATCACCCGACCGACCGGAAAAACATTCGGGCTGGAGTATTTACAGGGGTATGACGGACGCCGTGATATCGTCACGTCAACCACAGCGGCATTGGATTTACTCGAATACCTGCATGATAAATTTAACGGGAACTGGCTCCATGCCATTGCCGCCTATAATACCGGCGAAGGCCGTGTTCGGCGGGCGATTAAACGTAATCGCGCCAGCCAGGTGTCCACCGATTTCTGGTCGCTCAAACTCCCGCAGGAAACCCGGCTTTATGTTCCCAAACTACTGGCCATGGCCGACCTGGTCAAACAGCGCCACCAGCATGATCTGCCGTTACTGGAAATCAAGCCCCAGCCAGTGCTGACGGAAGTGGTGGTCCGCAACCGGGTGCAACTGGAGCTGATTGCCCGGCACGCCGGACTCGACAATCAAACCGTGTATACCCTGAACCCGGGATATCTCAGCGGTCACACCCATGCCAATCGGGACAACAAAATCTTGCTGCCGCACGAGACACGTCAAACGTTTTACAACAACCGACTCAGCGATGAATATGTGAAGCAAAAATTTATTATTCATGATATTCAACCGGGTGACTCCCTGAGTGAGCTAGCAGAAAGTAATAACACCACGGTTGCCCGGATCATGAGTGCCAATGATTTGACCGGGTCAACGATTTTCGCCGGGCAGCAGCTCCTCATCCCACATTATTAG
- a CDS encoding phasin family protein has product MGIFKQTAEESRKEQIRDAMVYNIWLAGLGAYAKSTEEVNQLSDKGKSLFDELIERGRMVESKTKERVHTARTQTSVAIEERVHTMVQKLIGIDNDRLDRVDDKIDQLTANIEALLARQEANVGKAAAKPAEKVAEEKTATEKTVATRARKPGVARRKPVKAAASTAGKATATTASAEKPSVEKPSTAKPSAAAGETTATKADDKKSAADS; this is encoded by the coding sequence ATGGGCATCTTTAAACAGACTGCGGAAGAATCCAGAAAAGAGCAGATTCGGGACGCAATGGTTTACAACATCTGGTTAGCCGGCCTGGGCGCTTACGCGAAAAGTACCGAGGAAGTAAACCAGCTGTCAGATAAAGGCAAAAGTTTATTTGATGAGTTGATTGAACGGGGCCGGATGGTTGAGTCAAAAACCAAGGAACGCGTGCATACTGCAAGAACTCAAACCTCGGTTGCGATTGAGGAGCGAGTGCACACCATGGTTCAGAAATTGATTGGTATCGATAACGATCGTCTGGATCGGGTGGATGACAAAATTGATCAGCTGACCGCCAATATCGAAGCGTTACTGGCGCGTCAGGAGGCCAATGTTGGTAAGGCCGCTGCGAAACCGGCTGAAAAAGTGGCCGAAGAGAAAACTGCTACGGAGAAAACTGTGGCAACCCGTGCCCGTAAACCCGGCGTTGCTCGCCGTAAGCCGGTAAAAGCTGCAGCTTCTACTGCTGGCAAAGCGACCGCTACGACGGCATCGGCCGAAAAGCCATCGGTGGAAAAACCGTCCACGGCCAAGCCATCGGCGGCGGCAGGAGAGACGACCGCAACCAAAGCGGATGACAAAAAATCAGCCGCGGATTCATAA
- a CDS encoding DUF411 domain-containing protein, whose amino-acid sequence MKRHVFIAITLLTASHVVLASEMVRGTNYQSPYCGCCKDWVKHMEENGFKLDIEYQQDLTPTKTKLGIRPAYASCHTAQIQGYTFEGHVPAEEIKRFLADKPANLIGLATPGMPMGSPGMEYNDQKDPYNVVAFDKDGNTQIWSRHHQ is encoded by the coding sequence ATGAAACGTCACGTATTTATTGCCATCACTCTGCTAACGGCCAGTCATGTGGTACTGGCCTCGGAAATGGTTCGCGGCACCAACTACCAGTCTCCCTACTGCGGTTGCTGTAAAGACTGGGTGAAACATATGGAAGAGAACGGGTTCAAACTGGACATCGAATACCAGCAGGATCTGACCCCGACCAAGACAAAGCTGGGGATCCGCCCGGCCTACGCGTCCTGCCATACGGCTCAAATTCAGGGGTACACCTTTGAAGGCCATGTGCCGGCGGAAGAAATTAAGCGATTTTTAGCCGACAAACCGGCCAATTTAATCGGTCTGGCGACGCCCGGGATGCCGATGGGCTCCCCAGGGATGGAATATAACGATCAGAAAGATCCGTATAACGTCGTAGCATTCGACAAAGACGGCAATACTCAGATCTGGTCCCGCCATCACCAGTAA
- a CDS encoding BCCT family transporter: MYTSTEKVSDKLVPSLTIGFISLFLLSALIDLSFVSQVIQSMFSDATATFGSFWQWLMVLNFVVAILIALSNKGRLRLGRQEKPTIGTFRWMAMIMCTLLAGGGVFWSAAEPIYHFLTVPPSFPDTAGGLAESAAPALSQSFLHWGFLAWAILGTLATIVLMHAHHQGGVKLRPRALLYPLVGDRLESHWLGSVIDACSIIAVAAGTIGPIGFLASQLGYSFEVVLGIENAVSSQLAILAVVVAIYSISAFTGMDKGLQWLSRLNVIGAFALLLAMLILGPTQFLFTQFGTAFATYLQHLPQMSLSADAPQWNAWWTWFFWGWFIGFAPMMAIFIARISEGRSVRELILMVAIGAPVVTNFWFTVLGGTGIYFELEIPGSISQPLNDAGLPAVLLATLTQLPFSDVLVAAFLILTTTFVVTTGDSMAYSIAMVVSGDNEPKPAQRLFWAMVMGCVAGVLLVAGDGGLNALQSFIVITAVPVSLLIAATLITGPMAVMRMQADQARLADSGQLQCASASAT; encoded by the coding sequence ATGTATACCTCAACAGAAAAAGTGAGCGATAAATTGGTTCCATCTCTAACGATTGGTTTCATCAGTTTGTTCCTCCTTTCCGCACTTATTGACTTATCATTTGTTTCTCAGGTGATTCAGTCGATGTTTTCTGATGCAACTGCAACATTTGGATCCTTCTGGCAATGGCTGATGGTTCTGAATTTTGTGGTCGCAATCCTGATCGCACTCAGCAACAAAGGCCGACTACGGTTAGGCCGGCAGGAGAAACCGACCATCGGTACGTTCCGCTGGATGGCGATGATTATGTGCACCTTGCTGGCTGGCGGTGGTGTGTTCTGGTCGGCGGCAGAGCCGATTTATCACTTCCTGACCGTGCCGCCAAGTTTTCCGGATACTGCGGGGGGACTTGCGGAATCTGCGGCTCCGGCGCTGAGCCAGAGTTTCTTGCACTGGGGTTTCCTGGCCTGGGCGATTTTGGGAACACTGGCTACCATCGTACTCATGCATGCCCATCATCAGGGTGGGGTGAAACTGCGCCCGCGTGCGTTGTTGTACCCGTTGGTCGGTGATCGGCTGGAGTCACACTGGCTGGGCTCAGTGATTGATGCCTGTTCGATTATTGCCGTTGCCGCCGGTACGATTGGTCCGATTGGTTTTTTGGCATCCCAGCTGGGATATAGCTTTGAAGTGGTGCTGGGTATTGAAAATGCCGTGTCGAGCCAGTTAGCCATTTTGGCAGTCGTGGTCGCCATTTATTCGATTTCGGCCTTCACCGGTATGGACAAAGGGCTGCAATGGCTGAGCCGATTGAATGTCATCGGCGCATTTGCCTTGCTGTTGGCGATGTTGATTCTGGGCCCGACGCAATTTTTGTTCACGCAGTTCGGCACGGCTTTTGCGACCTATTTGCAACATTTGCCGCAAATGAGCTTGAGCGCGGATGCGCCGCAGTGGAATGCCTGGTGGACCTGGTTCTTCTGGGGATGGTTTATCGGTTTTGCGCCGATGATGGCTATTTTTATTGCCCGGATTTCTGAAGGTCGCTCAGTACGGGAGCTGATCCTGATGGTGGCGATTGGCGCACCTGTCGTTACTAATTTCTGGTTTACCGTGCTGGGTGGAACTGGGATCTATTTTGAACTGGAAATCCCGGGCAGCATTTCGCAGCCATTGAATGATGCCGGTTTGCCAGCGGTGCTGCTGGCGACGCTGACCCAATTGCCATTCAGCGATGTGCTGGTGGCGGCCTTTCTGATCCTGACGACGACATTTGTCGTCACGACCGGCGATTCAATGGCTTATTCGATTGCGATGGTCGTCAGTGGTGATAACGAGCCAAAACCTGCTCAGCGCCTGTTCTGGGCTATGGTGATGGGCTGCGTCGCTGGCGTGTTGTTGGTGGCCGGTGATGGTGGATTGAATGCGTTGCAATCCTTCATTGTGATCACCGCGGTTCCGGTGTCGTTGCTGATTGCGGCAACATTGATCACCGGACCGATGGCCGTGATGCGGATGCAGGCAGACCAAGCGCGTCTGGCGGACTCCGGTCAGTTGCAATGTGCTTCAGCTTCAGCAACGTAA
- a CDS encoding LuxR C-terminal-related transcriptional regulator encodes MSCIQYNDLVFICDASLQSSLFRDYLEKALDLRIKTTTMEGLPGLHLRPKSNILTIIDNTQINDESLDLYINYLVENSITASEVLINAPSDVAAKVIAKWPNMVGVFFAGDGIDVVAKGMKKIFEGELWLSRKLTNELISAYRHKDTMIAKPCANLTNREKEIMQLLVLGASNTQIAERLFVSENTVKTHLYNVFKKINVKNRMQAFMWAKSNHYNDLPL; translated from the coding sequence ATGTCATGTATTCAATATAATGATTTAGTCTTCATCTGTGACGCTAGTTTACAATCCTCTCTCTTCCGGGATTACCTTGAGAAGGCGCTGGATCTTCGGATCAAAACGACCACAATGGAAGGGTTGCCGGGATTACACCTGCGTCCGAAATCAAACATCCTGACTATCATCGATAACACGCAAATCAATGATGAGTCCCTGGACCTCTACATCAACTATCTCGTTGAAAATTCAATCACTGCCAGTGAAGTGCTGATCAATGCGCCGAGCGATGTCGCTGCAAAAGTTATTGCCAAGTGGCCAAACATGGTGGGCGTTTTCTTCGCCGGAGATGGCATTGATGTTGTGGCGAAAGGGATGAAAAAAATCTTTGAAGGTGAGCTGTGGCTCAGCAGAAAACTCACGAATGAATTGATTTCTGCCTATCGCCATAAAGACACCATGATTGCCAAGCCATGTGCCAATTTGACCAATCGCGAAAAAGAAATTATGCAGCTACTGGTGCTTGGCGCGTCCAATACCCAAATCGCTGAACGTCTGTTTGTCAGTGAAAATACGGTGAAAACGCATCTTTATAATGTGTTTAAGAAAATCAACGTCAAGAATCGAATGCAAGCCTTTATGTGGGCAAAAAGCAATCATTACAATGACTTACCTCTATGA
- the mobA gene encoding molybdenum cofactor guanylyltransferase MobA, with translation MSKPTPENMHWVILAGGQASRMGGNDKGLVPLDGRAMIEHVLETLQAQTRAISINANRNQDRYQAYGPVFGDHIQNYPGPLGGMHAALHHLQTEWIGFVPCDCPNLPGDLVARMAAACQEDTEIVVAHDGAHIQPVVTLINRRILPTLEQFLEDGDRKIILLYRQCKMITVDFSDQPRAFVNLNTPQELEKFGQES, from the coding sequence ATGAGCAAGCCTACACCTGAGAATATGCACTGGGTCATTCTGGCTGGCGGTCAAGCCAGTCGCATGGGCGGCAACGACAAAGGGTTGGTCCCGCTGGACGGACGCGCCATGATTGAGCATGTCCTGGAAACACTTCAGGCACAAACCCGCGCAATCAGCATCAACGCCAACCGCAACCAGGATCGCTACCAGGCCTACGGTCCAGTATTTGGCGATCATATTCAAAACTATCCGGGGCCGCTGGGCGGCATGCATGCGGCGTTGCATCATCTGCAAACGGAGTGGATTGGCTTTGTTCCCTGTGACTGCCCCAACCTACCGGGCGATCTGGTGGCCCGGATGGCTGCCGCCTGCCAGGAAGATACAGAGATCGTCGTCGCCCATGACGGCGCGCATATTCAGCCTGTCGTGACACTCATCAACCGGCGGATCTTACCGACACTGGAGCAGTTTCTGGAAGATGGCGATCGCAAAATCATTTTGCTCTACAGGCAGTGCAAGATGATCACCGTGGATTTCAGCGATCAGCCTCGTGCATTTGTAAACCTGAATACCCCACAAGAACTCGAGAAATTTGGACAGGAATCATGA
- a CDS encoding XRE family transcriptional regulator, producing MQYTERDREVLLETWMSYKAKMRVTQIEMAKKLGMSQLEFSDVLRGQTLLEHGFVTQFCQLIGVDPVLTLPSLREQVGGVIPGTVTLKNTYIVDGNIKNVRYSGNQIIVEYEHHVQAC from the coding sequence ATGCAATATACGGAGAGAGACCGTGAAGTGTTGCTGGAAACATGGATGAGCTACAAGGCGAAAATGCGGGTGACTCAGATTGAGATGGCCAAAAAACTAGGCATGAGCCAGTTGGAATTTTCAGATGTACTCCGAGGACAAACCCTGTTGGAGCATGGGTTTGTGACCCAGTTCTGTCAGTTGATTGGTGTTGACCCGGTCCTGACGTTACCCTCATTGCGAGAGCAGGTCGGGGGCGTGATCCCAGGAACCGTCACCTTGAAAAACACCTATATTGTTGATGGCAATATAAAAAATGTTCGTTATAGCGGAAATCAAATTATTGTCGAGTACGAACACCACGTTCAGGCGTGTTAA
- a CDS encoding curli production assembly/transport protein CsgE translates to MRWTELVLSVLLLSALPATAQDDQPPLENGQPLEQNGTLDDLREISGAVIDQTMTRLGEDFYSLFAQKLSDEFDDLEENLTIKERPTALSGSIISVLHRRKAIYRTALSPGRDQVEAKVDEAIKVVRSYVTRWRIERYLQDTFDVDYDEI, encoded by the coding sequence ATGAGATGGACTGAGCTTGTACTCTCCGTTTTATTGTTAAGCGCCTTGCCTGCTACGGCACAGGATGATCAGCCGCCGCTTGAAAACGGCCAACCGCTTGAACAAAACGGAACGCTTGATGATTTAAGAGAAATTAGTGGTGCCGTGATTGACCAAACCATGACCCGCCTTGGGGAAGATTTTTATTCGCTGTTCGCACAAAAGCTCAGTGATGAATTCGATGATTTGGAAGAGAACCTGACCATTAAGGAACGACCGACCGCTTTGTCCGGCAGCATCATTTCTGTCCTGCATCGGCGAAAAGCAATCTACCGGACTGCTTTATCTCCGGGACGGGACCAGGTCGAGGCGAAAGTCGATGAAGCGATTAAGGTTGTCCGATCTTATGTCACTCGCTGGCGTATTGAACGCTATTTGCAAGATACGTTTGATGTTGATTACGACGAAATTTAA
- the dgcN gene encoding N-acetyltransferase DgcN → MRIPQPYLLFLGDVTEPLAAKTAKGILHWRPQQCLGQLRLTQETVSLGLTELSLEEAKALGAETLVIGTANAGGFIPQSWLATLQEALELGYHIASGMHQRLSSFPAINHAANIHQCRLYDVRHVDQPLTIGTGIPRQGKRLLTVGTDSSVGKMYTSLALETEMNRQGLNTRFRATGQTGILISGQGISVDAVVADFISGAAEAISPEFTDHDWDVIEGQGSLLNPAFAGVSLGLLHGSQPDAMVLCHEIGRQHVRHLPHMQFPSIQATLEANLTAARLTSPQARFVGISLNTSALDETDALTLCRQWEQDYQLPVTDPIRFGVASIVEKLHSL, encoded by the coding sequence ATGAGAATCCCACAACCTTACCTTCTTTTTCTCGGTGATGTGACCGAACCACTGGCAGCGAAAACAGCCAAAGGGATCCTGCATTGGCGGCCGCAACAGTGTCTCGGCCAGCTTCGGCTGACCCAAGAGACCGTCTCGCTCGGTTTGACCGAGCTGTCGCTGGAAGAAGCCAAAGCCCTGGGTGCAGAAACCCTGGTGATCGGTACCGCCAATGCAGGTGGTTTTATTCCGCAAAGCTGGCTGGCCACCTTACAGGAAGCGCTGGAGTTGGGTTATCACATAGCCTCCGGGATGCACCAACGGCTCAGCAGCTTTCCGGCCATTAACCATGCCGCCAATATTCATCAATGCCGCCTCTATGATGTCCGCCATGTTGACCAACCGCTGACCATCGGCACCGGGATCCCAAGGCAGGGAAAGCGACTGCTGACGGTAGGAACCGATAGCTCGGTCGGAAAAATGTACACGTCACTGGCACTCGAAACTGAAATGAACCGACAGGGACTGAACACCCGGTTTCGCGCAACCGGTCAGACCGGGATTTTGATTTCCGGCCAAGGGATCTCTGTCGATGCGGTCGTGGCCGACTTTATTTCCGGGGCCGCAGAAGCCATCAGTCCCGAGTTCACCGATCACGACTGGGATGTGATTGAAGGGCAAGGCTCCCTGTTGAATCCGGCTTTTGCCGGTGTCAGCCTGGGCCTGCTCCACGGCTCTCAGCCTGACGCGATGGTGCTGTGCCATGAGATCGGTCGACAGCATGTCCGTCATTTACCGCACATGCAGTTCCCTTCCATCCAAGCGACACTTGAAGCGAACCTGACCGCAGCCCGGCTTACCAGCCCACAAGCCCGCTTTGTCGGCATCAGTTTAAATACCAGTGCCCTTGACGAAACCGACGCACTGACACTCTGCCGACAATGGGAACAAGACTATCAGTTGCCCGTAACCGACCCAATCCGATTTGGCGTGGCATCGATTGTCGAGAAGCTCCATTCCCTTTAA
- a CDS encoding NUDIX domain-containing protein — MTPRISVRAVFYKQDHILLCKHRDNDGVWYITPGGGVEHGETLADTFHRELREELGAEAQMGDVLCIRDFIAERSPIPFPTPDFHQIEIFVEAHALMFTSPASQIDPNQIGYEWLPLAQLTTVRFYPQELARHFQTKDFSHIYQGHKL; from the coding sequence ATGACACCTCGTATTTCAGTCCGTGCCGTTTTTTATAAACAGGATCACATTTTACTCTGCAAACATCGAGATAACGACGGTGTCTGGTACATCACCCCTGGTGGCGGCGTCGAACATGGCGAGACGCTGGCAGACACATTCCACAGAGAATTGCGCGAAGAGCTGGGCGCCGAAGCGCAAATGGGAGACGTGCTTTGCATCCGCGATTTCATCGCCGAACGCAGCCCGATCCCCTTCCCGACCCCGGATTTTCATCAAATCGAAATCTTTGTCGAAGCTCACGCGTTGATGTTCACCAGCCCGGCAAGCCAGATCGATCCCAATCAAATTGGCTACGAATGGCTACCGCTGGCTCAATTGACGACCGTTCGCTTCTACCCGCAGGAACTGGCCCGTCATTTCCAAACCAAAGATTTTTCTCATATTTATCAAGGTCATAAACTGTGA
- a CDS encoding lecithin retinol acyltransferase family protein — protein sequence MADVQYPIGTVLKIRCSTYWHYGISDGAGGVIHNSKKRRQVHYDSLTEFAEGRAIVVSEITSTKPTQAYAYAAAQVGRPYNLFSQNCEQFVREAHGLSVECTQFQQCLLAFAGGYIALNARLPVLRMAGIGLLLGAVTAPSEQRPYRRAVKGAKLAAAGSMWLAHWARKLTF from the coding sequence ATGGCAGATGTGCAATATCCAATCGGAACTGTCCTGAAGATTCGTTGTAGCACCTACTGGCATTACGGGATTTCAGACGGGGCTGGTGGCGTGATCCATAATTCGAAAAAAAGGCGTCAGGTTCACTATGACTCCCTGACGGAATTTGCCGAAGGGCGCGCGATCGTCGTCAGTGAGATTACCAGCACGAAACCTACGCAGGCTTACGCGTACGCTGCAGCACAGGTGGGGCGTCCTTATAATTTGTTCAGTCAGAACTGTGAGCAATTTGTCCGCGAAGCGCACGGGTTGTCTGTTGAATGTACCCAGTTTCAGCAATGTCTGTTGGCGTTTGCCGGCGGCTATATTGCACTCAATGCGCGGCTGCCGGTTCTGAGAATGGCCGGGATTGGCTTGTTGCTGGGCGCGGTCACGGCCCCAAGCGAGCAGCGGCCGTACCGACGCGCCGTCAAAGGGGCCAAATTGGCCGCTGCCGGTTCCATGTGGCTGGCGCATTGGGCCAGAAAATTGACCTTTTAG
- a CDS encoding DUF3581 domain-containing protein — MLLDSYYSEQNSEVSFTREQASHFAKKIAGDFNPIHDEDNKRFCVPGDLLFSVILSKVGLSQSMRFEFAGMITDGIPLRIDQKSDTDFSMVDGAGKEYLHVTRRGDTTTNQPLIEQVTKNYVQFSGMNFPHIMVPLMESKQIMINPARPLVIYESMELDFERLDLSAPTVELTGSDIDVDGKRGSVTLEFCFKENGEVVGTGRKRMLMSGLKPYCQIDIDDLVSRFNQRKDDFSALLAA, encoded by the coding sequence ATGTTGTTAGATTCGTATTACTCTGAGCAGAACAGTGAAGTGTCTTTCACCCGTGAGCAAGCCAGCCATTTCGCCAAGAAAATCGCTGGAGATTTCAACCCGATTCACGATGAAGACAATAAGCGATTCTGTGTGCCGGGCGACCTGCTTTTCTCTGTTATTCTCTCTAAGGTCGGTCTGAGCCAGTCCATGCGCTTCGAGTTTGCAGGCATGATCACCGATGGGATCCCTTTACGGATCGATCAAAAATCCGACACCGACTTCTCGATGGTAGACGGCGCCGGTAAAGAATATCTGCACGTTACGCGGCGTGGCGATACCACGACCAATCAGCCATTGATTGAGCAAGTGACGAAGAACTATGTGCAATTTTCCGGGATGAACTTCCCGCATATCATGGTGCCGCTGATGGAATCCAAGCAAATCATGATCAACCCGGCTCGCCCGCTGGTGATCTATGAAAGCATGGAGCTGGATTTTGAGCGTCTGGATCTCAGTGCGCCCACTGTTGAACTGACCGGTTCCGACATCGATGTCGACGGCAAACGCGGTAGCGTTACCCTGGAGTTTTGCTTCAAAGAGAACGGCGAAGTCGTCGGTACCGGCCGTAAGCGGATGCTGATGAGCGGGCTCAAGCCTTACTGCCAAATCGACATCGACGATCTGGTCAGCCGATTCAATCAGCGCAAGGATGATTTCAGCGCCCTGCTGGCGGCCTAA
- a CDS encoding polyhydroxyalkanoic acid system family protein yields MTILIERNHDMPMADITALSEQIAGELAQEYGLNWTWQGNRLMIRHASARGFLLSEEGKVTIELKLGFAASLFSSSIESHISERLDKLLLAS; encoded by the coding sequence GTGACGATTTTAATTGAACGTAACCATGATATGCCGATGGCTGATATTACGGCGCTGTCAGAGCAAATCGCTGGGGAGCTGGCGCAAGAATACGGGTTGAACTGGACATGGCAGGGGAACCGCCTGATGATTCGTCACGCTTCTGCCAGGGGTTTTTTGCTCTCGGAAGAAGGCAAGGTCACCATTGAGCTTAAGCTGGGGTTCGCCGCCAGTTTGTTTTCATCCAGCATTGAAAGTCATATCTCTGAGCGGCTCGACAAGCTGCTGCTCGCTAGTTAA
- a CDS encoding curli assembly protein CsgF, with protein sequence MKGSKLAIAALFAATAQVSATELVYTPINPSFGGNPLNSSHLLGVANAINDYKAPDDDLLFEEQSDLERLAASLESRLISQLLSDVGNGNTGQLVTEDFLLNIIDDNGNLIIQITDKETGESSTIQVSGLMPDM encoded by the coding sequence ATGAAAGGGAGCAAGCTGGCCATCGCCGCGCTGTTTGCCGCCACGGCACAGGTTTCGGCAACGGAGCTAGTCTATACGCCAATCAATCCTAGTTTTGGCGGTAATCCATTGAATAGTTCCCATCTTTTGGGAGTGGCCAATGCCATCAACGACTATAAAGCACCGGATGATGATTTGTTGTTCGAGGAGCAGTCGGACCTTGAACGATTAGCGGCCAGCCTGGAGTCTCGCTTGATCAGCCAGCTGCTATCGGATGTCGGAAACGGTAATACCGGGCAACTGGTGACCGAAGATTTCCTGCTTAACATCATTGATGATAACGGAAACTTGATTATTCAGATCACAGATAAAGAAACAGGTGAATCGTCAACCATTCAGGTCAGTGGCCTAATGCCGGACATGTAG
- a CDS encoding CsgG/HfaB family protein translates to MKACIWGSILLILSGCSMSLETPEINKEPTLMARGAAYQDLTSLPLPKGKVYVSVYDFRDQSGQYKPQPNSNFSTAVPQGGAALLTTALLDSKWFIPLEREGLQNLLTERKIIRAAQKKHEIPANHGPHLPSLASSNIMIEGGIVAYDTNLRTGGAGARYLGIGASGQYRTDQVTVNIRAIDVRSGQILLSVTTSKTILSKELQTGVFKFVDYKDLLEAELGYTTNEPVNLAVMSAIDAAVVHVIVDGIKTGLWQPLREADLQHPIIQEYMQRRRPII, encoded by the coding sequence ATGAAAGCGTGCATTTGGGGAAGTATATTACTGATTCTCTCGGGATGTTCGATGTCGCTTGAAACACCGGAAATCAATAAAGAACCAACGCTGATGGCGCGTGGCGCTGCCTATCAGGATTTGACATCACTTCCTTTACCCAAAGGGAAAGTCTATGTTTCCGTGTATGACTTCCGGGATCAAAGCGGGCAGTATAAGCCACAGCCGAACAGTAATTTCTCGACCGCAGTTCCGCAGGGCGGGGCGGCATTGCTGACGACAGCGTTGCTCGATTCGAAGTGGTTTATCCCGCTCGAGCGGGAAGGACTGCAAAATTTGTTAACCGAGCGGAAAATCATCCGTGCTGCACAGAAAAAGCATGAAATTCCGGCAAATCACGGCCCTCATCTTCCTTCGCTAGCGTCGTCGAATATCATGATTGAGGGTGGCATTGTTGCGTATGATACCAATCTTCGGACAGGTGGCGCCGGGGCCAGGTATTTGGGGATAGGCGCTTCCGGGCAATACCGGACCGATCAGGTGACGGTGAACATCCGGGCGATCGATGTACGCAGCGGCCAGATTTTACTGAGTGTGACGACCAGCAAAACGATCTTGTCAAAAGAATTGCAAACCGGTGTCTTCAAGTTTGTCGATTATAAAGACTTGCTCGAAGCTGAGTTGGGTTATACCACGAATGAGCCGGTGAACTTGGCGGTGATGTCGGCCATCGACGCTGCGGTGGTTCATGTGATTGTGGATGGGATCAAAACGGGGTTATGGCAACCTTTGCGCGAAGCCGATTTGCAACATCCAATTATTCAGGAATACATGCAACGTCGCCGCCCGATTATTTAA